The following proteins are co-located in the Accipiter gentilis chromosome 27, bAccGen1.1, whole genome shotgun sequence genome:
- the LOC126051202 gene encoding proline-rich protein 2-like: protein MCRDISVSPTTKSSPYPPSLEVVLVVLLFLAKSKTNACAGGHKPFPGAADIGSARGPAPAPASRRSAPTPPPGPSPQRGRGNRDRRPEGSPEAFAPPPRPGPGRAGRTQPRERSEGPHARGEGAQRSPTAPPQQPGPRRPPQSRPAAARTHARPPAPTGHGRRQPPQRIPRPLCPGFRQSDNRAPGGAANPRSGGRAELERGLRGLREGRGARGRAERGLRAGPPPLPIGCAGGARPPIDAGSVPREGRGGGTAPRLSDRPRPRRARRAAGLRPDGPFGEKNSEKGPGSGGRAAW from the exons ATGTGCAGAGATATTTCTG tgTCTCCGACGACCAAATCCTCTCCCTATCCTCCTTCACTAGAGGTTGTCCTCGTCGTCTTACTGTTTCTCGCCAAGAGTAAAACAAACGCCTGCGCGGGCGGCCATAAACCGTTCCCAGGCGCGGCGGACATCGGTTCAGCTCGGGGGCCCGCGCCGGCACCGGCTTCGCGCAGGTCAgcgcccaccccaccccccggcccctcaccACAGCGGGGCCGGGGAAACCGAGACCGGAGGCCCGAGGGCTCCCCTGAGGCCTTCGCCCCGCCACctcggcctgggccgggccgggccgggcggactCAGCCGCGGGAGCGCAGCGAGGGCCCTCACGCGCGAGGGGAGGGGGCGCAACGGTCGCCAACCGCCCCCCCCCAACAGCCGGGCCCACGGCGGCCGCCCCaatcccgccccgccgccgcgcgcaCGCACGCACGCCCGCCCGCACCCACCGGCcacggccgccgccagccgcctCAGCGGATCCCGCGCCCGCTCTGCCCCGGGTTCCGCCAATCGGATAACAGGGCGCCGGGAGGCGCAGCCAATCCGAGATCGGGAGGGCGGGCCGAGTTGGAAAGGGGGCTCCGGGGGCTCCGGGAGGGGCGGGGAGCCAGGGGGAGGGCGGAGCGAGGCCTGCGCGCGGGGCCTCCCCCGCTCCCCATTGGCTGCGCCGGAGGCGCGCGCCCGCCAATAGACGCGGGGTCCGTGCCTCGGGAAGGGCGGGGCGGAGGCACCGCCCCTCGCCTCAGCGACCGCCCTCGGCCCAGGCGAgctcggcgggcggcgggccTGCGGCCGGACGGGCCTTTTGGGGAGAAAAACTCTGAGAAAGGTCCCGGCAGCGGCGGCCGGGCTGCCTGGTGA
- the FIGNL1 gene encoding fidgetin-like protein 1, producing the protein METPTHSTVHLSDWQKSYFAITSGTCTPAQKADEYRAKILHIQYAWANSEISQVCAANLFKKYAEKYSAIIDSDNIETGLNNYAENILTLAKCQQNDSDKWQSALTTDNVFELKCVQERMQAGKNFQSSQMAPTDACVLADKGVSASAAPGLPKLSIFSSAKETELCAGSAKCASRGPELLEHPSSSKSLQSSVPLVTKALDTLPASSASLNEQVPTGFQATPLFASKEVASSSSLKMSGSCHDGQNLSLSDQSAVPAWSTSSGKRKAFYGLADEGSTVIPNLAPCQASISTETSSFSGHRNRNEESGVPGFRTAKEQLWVDQQRKSQKLPQRAPVSSYGGVKKSLGAGRSRGPFGKFVPPVPKQDGNENGGAQCKPRARGPTDPSLPVDERLKNIEPKMVELIMHEIMDHGPPVNWDDIAGVEFAKATIKEIVVWPMLRPDIFTGLRGPPKGILLFGPPGTGKTLIGKCIACQSGATFFSISASSLTSKWVGEGEKMVRALFTVARCQQPAVIFIDEIDSLLSQRGDGEHESSRRIKTEFLVQLDGATTSSEDRILVVGATNRPQEIDEAARRRLVKRLYIPLPEASARKQIVTRLMSKEHCSLNEEEIELIVKKSSGFSGADMTQLCREASLGPIRSLQSTDIATIMPDQVRPIAFLDFESAFRTVRPSVSSKDLELYETWNQTFGCGR; encoded by the coding sequence ATGGAAACCCCCACTCACAGCACTGTGCACCTGAGCGACTGGCAGAAAAGTTACTTCGCTATTACCTCTGGCACCTGCACACCTGCACAGAAGGCAGATGAATACCGTGCCAAAATCCTGCATATTCAGTATGCATGGGCAAACTCCGAGATCTCTCAGGTCTGTGCTGCCAACCTGTTTAAAAAATATGCAGAGAAATACTCTGCAATTATTGACTCTGACAACATAGAGACTGGCTTGAATAACTATGCTGAAAACATTTTGACTTTGGCAAAGTGTCAGCAAAATGACAGTGACAAGTGGCAATCTGCCTTGAcaacagataatgtatttgaatTAAAGTGTGTGCAAGAGAGGATGCAGGCTGGCAAAAATTTCCAAAGCTCTCAGATGGCACCGACAGATGCCTGTGTACTAGCTGATAAAGGGGTcagtgcctctgctgctccaggtCTTCCTAAACTCAGTATCTTCAGCAGTGCCAAAGAGACTGAGCTCTGTGCTGGCTCAGCAAAATGTGCAAGTCGGGGACCAGAGCTCCTTGAGCATCCCTCATCTTCAAAGTCTCTTCAAAGCAGCGTGCCTCTTGTGACCAAAGCTTTGGATACACTTCCTGCCTCTTCAGCCTCCTTAAATGAACAGGTTCCTACAGGTTTCCAGGCAACTCCTCTATTTGCAAGTAAAGAAGTGGCAAGTAGTAGTTCTCTGAAAATGTCGGGTAGCTGTCACGATGGACAAAATTTGTCTCTTTCCGATCAGTCAGCTGTACCTGCATGGTCCACAagttctggaaaaagaaaagcgtTTTATGGTCTGGCTGATGAAGGCAGCACGGTGATTCCTAACCTTGCCCCATGCCAGGCTTCCATTAGTACAGAAACCAGTAGTTTTTCAGGGcatagaaacagaaatgaagagaGTGGTGTTCCTGGTTTTAGaactgcaaaagaacagctgTGGGTGGATCAGCAAAGGAAATCTCAAAAACTACCCCAGCGTGCACCAGTCTCGTCATATGGAGGTGTAAAAAAATCACTGGGTGCAGGCAGATCTCGGGGtccgtttggcaaatttgttccTCCAGTTCCAAAACAAGATGGAAATGAAAACGGAGGAGCACAGTGTAAGCCTCGTGCAAGAGGACCAACAGATCCATCGCTGCCTGTAGATGAACGACTGAAAAACATAGAACCAAAAATGGTTGAACTCATTATGCATGAGATCATGGACCATGGGCCTCCTGTCAACTGGGATGACATTGCTGGAGTTGAATTTGCTAAAGCTACTATAAAAGAAATAGTAGTCTGGCCTATGCTGAGGCCAGACATCTTCACTGGGTTACGTGGTCCTCCTAAAGGAATTCTTCTCTTTGGCCCCCCTGGGACTGGCAAGACTCTTATAGGCAAGTGCATCGCATGCCAGTCTGGAGCAACTTTTTTTAGCATCAGTGCCTCTTCTCTGACTTCCAAATGGGTAGGTGAGGGGGAAAAGATGGTCCGTGCACTGTTCACTGTGGCGCGATGTCAACAGCCAGCAGTGATTTTCATTGATGAAATTGATTCTCTGCTGTCTCAGCGTGGAGATGGGGAGCACGAGTCGTCGAGAAGGATAAAAACTGAATTTCTGGTCCAGTTAGATGGGGCAACAACCTCCTCTGAAGATCGTATTCTAGTGGTTGGAGCAACAAATCGACCCCAAGAAATCGATGAAGCTGCCCGAAGGAGACTAGTGAAGAGACTGTACATTCCTCTTCCAGAAGCCTCAGCTAGGAAGCAGATTGTCACCCGTCTAATGTCAAAGGAGCACTGCTCCCTAAATGAAGAGGAAATCGAACTTATAGTTAAGAAATCGAGTGGATTTTCAGGGGCAGACATGACACAGCTCTGTCGAGAAGCTTCTCTGGGCCCTATCCGCAGTCTTCAGTCCACAGACATTGCAACCATCATGCCAGACCAAGTACGGCCTATTGCTTTCTTGGACTTTGAGAGTGCCTTCAGAACCGTGCGGCCCAGTGTCTCCTCGAAGGACCTAGAGCTGTATGAAACCTGGAACCAGACATTTGGCTGCGGTAGATAA